From one Rhodamnia argentea isolate NSW1041297 chromosome 1, ASM2092103v1, whole genome shotgun sequence genomic stretch:
- the LOC115726000 gene encoding histone-lysine N-methyltransferase SUVR4 isoform X1 yields the protein MAPDVKVRQAFAATRALGIPDEEVKPILKKLLRVYNKKWELIEGENFRTLIDTYYESKEEKNIGDGNGSTAGQDGCERPSKRLHLEKQENQVFVGMKNIASGDHELSTSSDRIVESPQRSFRDGTNHNSRLLHVQHSNTTKQTSSCHSLIKSEVMASRKQAIGDVGLGQTSIEGLPGKIRKKELSRAKTCSVATLPPMIEPTRLGHSEQYSPSDGTQTRFLKSATSSHADMEDKDDCPLSNDLSSCRGHINIASSPLGEVKLSLDCKQALAQRKFERPKLGAVLKFVEDKYLQSFEVVGSQFSVIKLLKDICESYLDLGCNPFERSGMTKSSPDIIGSVSNSNGIAGQNTKALSYSRKDSEISNSIASTSSSGPVNARRRHCSSVRKSRYSDLTDITKGAEKVKISLADDLGNEQLPAFNYIPHNIIYQSAHVQISLARIADDDCCSSCIGDCLSSKLPCACARETGGEFAYTPVGQLKEEFLESCKSTKVSPQAKDFVYCQDCPIERSRNESRPEKCKGHLIRKFIKECWRKCGCGMHCGNRVVQRGITCKLQVFLTEEGKGWGVRTLEELPKGTFVCEYVGEIVTNTELYDRNMQKNGRERHTYPVMLDADWGSEGHLLDEEALCLDATYHGNVARFVNHRCFDANLIDIPVEVETPDRHYYHLAFFTTRKVGAFEELNWDYGIDFDDLHHPVKAFKCCCKSSHCRDMKRRK from the exons ATGGCTCCAGATGTTAAGGTGCGCCAGGCATTTGCAGCAACGAGGGCTTTGGGCATTCCTGATGAGGAGGTGAAGCCAATTTTGAAGAAGCTTTTAAGAGTTTACAACAAAAAATGGGAACTAATAGAAGGAGAGAATTTCCGGACACTCATAGATACATATTATGAGTCCAAGGAAGAGAAG AATATAGGTGATGGAAATGGGAGTACTGCAGGGCAAGATGGTTGTGAAAGACCATCTAAGAGGCTGCACTTGGAAAAGCAGGAAAACCAAGTTTTTGTTGGTATGAAAAATATAGCTTCAGGAGATCATGAACTTTCAACTTCTTCCGACAGAATTGTGGAGTCACCGCAACGAAGTTTTAGAGATGGAACCAACCATAATTCCCGACTGCTTCACGTGCAACACAGTAACACAACAAAGCAGACAAGTTCTTGTCATTCTTTGATTAAAAGTGAAGTGATGGCTTCTAGGAAGCAGGCAATAGGGGATGTTGGACTAGGTCAGACTTCGATAGAAGGCCTGCCCGGTAAAATTCGTAAGAAAGAGCTTAGTAGGGCAAAAACATGTTCCGTCGCGACATTGCCTCCTATGATTGAGCCTACCCGACTAGGCCATTCAG AGCAATATTCTCCATCGGATGGTACTCAGACCAGGTTTCTGAAGTCTGCTACATCTTCTCATGCTGATATGGAAGACAAGGATGACTGCCCATTAAGCAATGATCTTTCCAGTTGCAGGGGTCATATTAACATTGCTTCGTCGCCTCTGGGAGAAGTCAAATTATCATTGGACTGCAAACAGGCCCTTGCTCAAAGGAAATTTGAGAGGCCAAAATTGGGTGCTGTTTTGAAATTTGTGGAGGACAAATATTTGCAGTCCTTCGAAGTTGTGGGGTCTCAGTTTTCTGTTATTAAGTTGCTGAAAGATATCTGTGAAAGTTATCTAGATCTTGGGTGTAATCCCTTTGAAAGATCTGGCATGACTAAATCGTCTCCTGACATCATAGGAAGTGTCTCAAACTCCAATGGGATCGCAGGTCAAAACACAAAGGCTCTAAGCTATTCTAGAAAGGACTCAGAAATTTCAAACTCAATTGCTAGTACAAGTTCAAGTGGTCCCGTCAATGCTCGACGCCGTCATTGCAGTTCAGTCAGAAAAAGCCGTTACAGTGACCTCACTGACATAACAAAAGGTGctgaaaaagtgaaaatttctcTGGCAGATGATCTTGGTAATGAGCAACTTCCTGCCTTTAATTACATACCACATAACATAATTTACCAAAGTGCTCATGTGCAAATTTCACTGGCTCGGATTGCGGATGACGACTGCTGTTCAAGTTGTATAGGTGACTGTCTCTCCTCAAAACTGCCATGTGCGTGTGCCCGTGAAACTGGTGGGGAGTTTGCCTACACACCAGTAGGTCAGCTCAAGGAAGAGTTTCTAGAATCTTGTAAATCGACGAAAGTGAGTCCCCAAGCGAAGGATTTTGTTTACTGTCAAGACTGCCCAATAGAGAGGTCTAGGAATGAGTCAAGACCTGAAAAATGCAAGGGCCATCTGATTCGCAAGTTCATTAAAGAATGCTGGAGAAAATGTGGATGTGGTATGCACTGTGGAAATAGAGTAGTACAGAGAGGAATAACGTGTAAGTTGCAA GTTTTCTTGACTGAAGAAGGAAAAGGCTGGGGTGTCAGAACACTGGAGGAATTACCTAAGGGAACCTTCGTTTGTGAATATGTGGGGGAAATAGTGACAAATACAGAGCTATATGATCGTAATATGCAAAAAAATGGCCGTGAGAGACATACATACCCGGTCATGCTTGATGCGGACTGGGGATCAGAAGGGCACTTGCTGGATGAAGAGGCTCTGTGTTTAGATGCGACGTATCATGGCAATGTTGCCAGGTTCGTTAATCACAG ATGTTTTGATGCAAACTTGATTGATATTCCGGTTGAAGTAGAGACACCTGATCGACACTATTATCAT CTTGCGTTTTTCACTACTcgaaaagttggtgcttttgaAGAGTTAAATTGG GATTATGGTATCGATTTCGATGATCTTCATCATCCTGTGAAGGCCTTCAAATGCTGTTGCAAAAGTTCTCATTGCCGAGATATGAAAAGAAG GAAGTAG
- the LOC115726000 gene encoding histone-lysine N-methyltransferase SUVR4 isoform X2, whose protein sequence is MAPDVKVRQAFAATRALGIPDEENIGDGNGSTAGQDGCERPSKRLHLEKQENQVFVGMKNIASGDHELSTSSDRIVESPQRSFRDGTNHNSRLLHVQHSNTTKQTSSCHSLIKSEVMASRKQAIGDVGLGQTSIEGLPGKIRKKELSRAKTCSVATLPPMIEPTRLGHSEQYSPSDGTQTRFLKSATSSHADMEDKDDCPLSNDLSSCRGHINIASSPLGEVKLSLDCKQALAQRKFERPKLGAVLKFVEDKYLQSFEVVGSQFSVIKLLKDICESYLDLGCNPFERSGMTKSSPDIIGSVSNSNGIAGQNTKALSYSRKDSEISNSIASTSSSGPVNARRRHCSSVRKSRYSDLTDITKGAEKVKISLADDLGNEQLPAFNYIPHNIIYQSAHVQISLARIADDDCCSSCIGDCLSSKLPCACARETGGEFAYTPVGQLKEEFLESCKSTKVSPQAKDFVYCQDCPIERSRNESRPEKCKGHLIRKFIKECWRKCGCGMHCGNRVVQRGITCKLQVFLTEEGKGWGVRTLEELPKGTFVCEYVGEIVTNTELYDRNMQKNGRERHTYPVMLDADWGSEGHLLDEEALCLDATYHGNVARFVNHRCFDANLIDIPVEVETPDRHYYHLAFFTTRKVGAFEELNWDYGIDFDDLHHPVKAFKCCCKSSHCRDMKRRK, encoded by the exons ATGGCTCCAGATGTTAAGGTGCGCCAGGCATTTGCAGCAACGAGGGCTTTGGGCATTCCTGATGAGGAG AATATAGGTGATGGAAATGGGAGTACTGCAGGGCAAGATGGTTGTGAAAGACCATCTAAGAGGCTGCACTTGGAAAAGCAGGAAAACCAAGTTTTTGTTGGTATGAAAAATATAGCTTCAGGAGATCATGAACTTTCAACTTCTTCCGACAGAATTGTGGAGTCACCGCAACGAAGTTTTAGAGATGGAACCAACCATAATTCCCGACTGCTTCACGTGCAACACAGTAACACAACAAAGCAGACAAGTTCTTGTCATTCTTTGATTAAAAGTGAAGTGATGGCTTCTAGGAAGCAGGCAATAGGGGATGTTGGACTAGGTCAGACTTCGATAGAAGGCCTGCCCGGTAAAATTCGTAAGAAAGAGCTTAGTAGGGCAAAAACATGTTCCGTCGCGACATTGCCTCCTATGATTGAGCCTACCCGACTAGGCCATTCAG AGCAATATTCTCCATCGGATGGTACTCAGACCAGGTTTCTGAAGTCTGCTACATCTTCTCATGCTGATATGGAAGACAAGGATGACTGCCCATTAAGCAATGATCTTTCCAGTTGCAGGGGTCATATTAACATTGCTTCGTCGCCTCTGGGAGAAGTCAAATTATCATTGGACTGCAAACAGGCCCTTGCTCAAAGGAAATTTGAGAGGCCAAAATTGGGTGCTGTTTTGAAATTTGTGGAGGACAAATATTTGCAGTCCTTCGAAGTTGTGGGGTCTCAGTTTTCTGTTATTAAGTTGCTGAAAGATATCTGTGAAAGTTATCTAGATCTTGGGTGTAATCCCTTTGAAAGATCTGGCATGACTAAATCGTCTCCTGACATCATAGGAAGTGTCTCAAACTCCAATGGGATCGCAGGTCAAAACACAAAGGCTCTAAGCTATTCTAGAAAGGACTCAGAAATTTCAAACTCAATTGCTAGTACAAGTTCAAGTGGTCCCGTCAATGCTCGACGCCGTCATTGCAGTTCAGTCAGAAAAAGCCGTTACAGTGACCTCACTGACATAACAAAAGGTGctgaaaaagtgaaaatttctcTGGCAGATGATCTTGGTAATGAGCAACTTCCTGCCTTTAATTACATACCACATAACATAATTTACCAAAGTGCTCATGTGCAAATTTCACTGGCTCGGATTGCGGATGACGACTGCTGTTCAAGTTGTATAGGTGACTGTCTCTCCTCAAAACTGCCATGTGCGTGTGCCCGTGAAACTGGTGGGGAGTTTGCCTACACACCAGTAGGTCAGCTCAAGGAAGAGTTTCTAGAATCTTGTAAATCGACGAAAGTGAGTCCCCAAGCGAAGGATTTTGTTTACTGTCAAGACTGCCCAATAGAGAGGTCTAGGAATGAGTCAAGACCTGAAAAATGCAAGGGCCATCTGATTCGCAAGTTCATTAAAGAATGCTGGAGAAAATGTGGATGTGGTATGCACTGTGGAAATAGAGTAGTACAGAGAGGAATAACGTGTAAGTTGCAA GTTTTCTTGACTGAAGAAGGAAAAGGCTGGGGTGTCAGAACACTGGAGGAATTACCTAAGGGAACCTTCGTTTGTGAATATGTGGGGGAAATAGTGACAAATACAGAGCTATATGATCGTAATATGCAAAAAAATGGCCGTGAGAGACATACATACCCGGTCATGCTTGATGCGGACTGGGGATCAGAAGGGCACTTGCTGGATGAAGAGGCTCTGTGTTTAGATGCGACGTATCATGGCAATGTTGCCAGGTTCGTTAATCACAG ATGTTTTGATGCAAACTTGATTGATATTCCGGTTGAAGTAGAGACACCTGATCGACACTATTATCAT CTTGCGTTTTTCACTACTcgaaaagttggtgcttttgaAGAGTTAAATTGG GATTATGGTATCGATTTCGATGATCTTCATCATCCTGTGAAGGCCTTCAAATGCTGTTGCAAAAGTTCTCATTGCCGAGATATGAAAAGAAG GAAGTAG
- the LOC115726009 gene encoding uncharacterized protein LOC115726009 produces MLGCECICWEDVSEFYPLEPEPFSLPSPLPNWPQGNAFGAGTIRLGEIEVVKITEFERVWCCSLLRAKMHGVTFYRPLGIPDGFCCLGYYCQPNDKPLRGYVLVARETIDHDSCWDHSHVTALSSPAMKRPLNYKLIWKADSDQNGSGYFWLPNAPLGYRAMGILVTDNQDEPDIDEIRCVREDLTEDCEPCNLMFNVQPKNAQYPFRIWATRPCKRGMWGTGVSVGTFFCDSFFDIEEQLDIACLKNVDCSLHAMPNLDQIHALIRHYGPTVFFHPDEVYMPSSVQWFFKNGALLYEYGKDQGEPIKYDGSNLPRGGCNDGEFWIDLPDEEAARNRVQDGDLESAELYVHVKPALGGTFTDIVMWVFCPFNGPATLKIGLMTVPMTRIGQHVGDWEHFTLRVSNFTGELWSAYFSQHSGGGWVNASDLEYIEGNRPMVFSSKCGHASFPHPGTYLQGSSKLGIGARNDCARSEFYVDSSKKYQIIAAEYLGDGVVNEPCWLHYMREWGPTITYDSRSEVDKIINLLPFFVRFSVENLFDLFPTELYGEEGPTGPKEKNNWLGDERD; encoded by the exons ATGTTGGGTTGCGAGTGTATTTGCTGGGAAGATGTCTCCGAATTCTATCCTCTGGAGCCAGAGCCCTTCTCTCTGCCTTCGCCTCTTCCCAACTGGCCTCaag GCAACGCTTTCGGTGCTGGAACTATACGACTGGGCGAAATTGAAGTAGTTAAAATCACAGAGTTTGAGAGAGTCTGGTGCTGCAGCCTGCTGCGTGCGAAGATGCATGGAGTCACTTTTTATAGACCTTTGGGAATACCAGATGGATTCTGTTGTCTTGGTTACTACTGCCAGCCTAATGACAAGCCGTTGAGAGGCTATGTTCTTGTGGCTCGGGAAACCATTGACCACGACAGTTGTTGGGATCATAGCCATGTCACTGCTCTAAGTTCCCCAGCCATGAAAAGGCCGCTCAACTACAAACTAATATGGAAGGCCGACTCAGATCAAAATGGTTCTGGATATTTTTGGCTACCAAATGCACCCTTGGGTTATAGAGCCATGGGCATTCTTGTTACTGACAATCAGGATGAGCCTGACATTGATGAAATCAGATGCGTGCGAGAAGATCTCACAGAGGATTGCGAGCCTTGCAACCTGATGTTTAACGTGCAACCAAAGAATGCCCAATACCCATTTCGTATATGGGCCACGCGGCCTTGCAAGCGGGGAATGTGGGGAACTGGTGTTTCTGTTGGTACATTCTTCTGTGATTCATTCTTCGATATAGAGGAACAGCTAGATATAGCCTGCTTGAAGAATGTCGATTGCTCATTGCATGCGATGCCAAATTTAGACCAGATCCATGCACTAATAAGGCATTACGGGCCCACTGTTTTCTTCCATCCTGATGAGGTTTATATGCCTTCATCTGTACAATGGTTCTTCAAGAACGGAGCGCTCTTATATGAATATGGAAAAGATCAAGGGGAACCAATCAAGTATGATGGTTCGAATTTGCCTCGTGGAGGGTGTAATGATGGGGAGTTCTGGATAGATTTGCCAGATGAGGAGGCGGCAAGAAATCGTGTCCAGGATGGAGACCTGGAGAGCGCAGAGCTCTATGTACATGTTAAACCAGCACTCGGAGGTACATTTACCGATATCGTGATGTGGGTCTTTTGCCCTTTCAATGGACCTGCAACCCTGAAAATAGGCTTGATGACTGTTCCAATGACCAGGATAGGGCAGCATGTGGGCGACTGGGAGCATTTCACTCTCCGTGTGAGCAACTTTACTGGAGAATTGTGGAGTGCATATTTCTCCCAGCACAGTGGCGGTGGATGGGTCAATGCTTCTGACTTGGAATACATTGAGGGGAATAGGCCAATGGTTTTCTCTTCTAAATGTGGTCATGCGAGTTTCCCGCACCCTGGGACCTATCTCCAAGGATCGTCCAAGCTGGGAATAGGAGCGAGAAACGATTGCGCTCGAAGCGAGTTCTATGTAGATTCAAGCAAGAAGTATCAGATCATTGCAGCTGAGTATCTTGGTGATGGTGTGGTAAACGAACCTTGTTGGCTACACTACATGAGGGAGTGGGGTCCGACCATCACATACGACTCGAGATCTGAAGTCGATAAGATAATAAATCTGCTCCCTTTCTTTGTGAGGTTCTCTGTGGAAAACCTCTTTGACTTGTTTCCGACAGAGCTTTACGGCGAGGAGGGGCCAACAGGACCCAAAGAGAAAAATAACTGGTTGGGAGATGAGAGGGACTAA